A stretch of Flexivirga aerilata DNA encodes these proteins:
- a CDS encoding fasciclin domain-containing protein, with the protein MKTRTTVTLAAATLLTASLTACGSSGSGGSASSGNSTPMASSSSSMTSDAGSGMSSSAMGSESGMGSSMASESGMGSGAANAAQPFGPACSTVPKDGKGSFSGMAQDPVATAASNNPALSTLTAAVKKAGLVDTLNSASALTVFAPADSAFAKIPKADLDAVLADKAKLTKLLTGHVVQGRLSPQQLAGTHKSLAGTTVTVAGSGENFKVDGNSAVVCGNVQTANATVYIVDTVLMGK; encoded by the coding sequence ATGAAGACTCGCACGACCGTCACCCTCGCGGCCGCGACGTTGCTGACCGCCTCGCTCACCGCATGCGGCTCGTCCGGTTCGGGCGGCTCGGCCAGCAGCGGCAACAGCACCCCGATGGCCTCCAGCTCGTCCTCCATGACCAGCGACGCGGGATCGGGCATGAGCTCGAGCGCGATGGGCAGCGAGTCCGGCATGGGCTCGTCGATGGCCAGCGAGTCCGGCATGGGCAGCGGTGCCGCGAACGCCGCACAGCCCTTCGGCCCGGCCTGCTCCACGGTGCCGAAGGACGGCAAGGGCTCCTTCAGCGGTATGGCGCAGGACCCGGTCGCCACGGCCGCCTCCAACAACCCCGCGCTCTCCACCCTGACGGCGGCCGTCAAGAAGGCCGGCCTCGTCGACACCCTCAACAGCGCGTCGGCGCTGACCGTCTTCGCGCCGGCCGACTCGGCCTTCGCCAAGATCCCGAAGGCCGACCTGGACGCGGTGCTCGCCGACAAGGCGAAGCTGACCAAGCTGCTCACCGGCCACGTCGTGCAGGGCCGCCTGAGCCCGCAGCAGCTGGCCGGCACGCACAAGTCGCTCGCCGGCACCACCGTGACCGTCGCCGGCTCGGGCGAGAACTTCAAGGTCGACGGCAACTCGGCGGTCGTCTGCGGCAACGTGCAGACCGCCAACGCCACGGTCTACATCGTCGACACCGTGCTGATGGGCAAGTAG
- the sigK gene encoding ECF RNA polymerase sigma factor SigK yields MSVGQAPTLSDLLQQVGQGDERAFARLYDEAAARLHGLVCRVVVDRTLAEEVTQEVFLEIWRGSPGFDAGRGSALSWMFTIAHRKAVDRVRAVDASRRRDTAYTAEQNAPSYDSTAEQVDDRMRADRVRAAIGTLTGRQREAVELAYFEGLSHTEVADRLGIPLGTAKSRIRDGLLRLRDALGGES; encoded by the coding sequence ATGTCCGTGGGCCAGGCACCGACCCTGTCCGATCTGCTCCAGCAGGTCGGACAGGGTGACGAGCGCGCCTTCGCCCGGTTGTACGACGAGGCGGCCGCCCGGCTGCACGGTCTCGTCTGCCGGGTGGTCGTGGACCGGACGCTCGCCGAGGAGGTCACCCAGGAGGTCTTCCTGGAGATCTGGCGCGGCAGCCCGGGTTTCGACGCCGGCCGCGGGTCGGCGTTGTCGTGGATGTTCACGATCGCGCACCGCAAGGCGGTGGACCGGGTGCGCGCCGTCGACGCGTCCCGTCGGCGCGACACGGCCTACACCGCGGAGCAGAACGCCCCGTCATACGACTCGACGGCGGAGCAGGTGGACGACCGCATGCGAGCAGACCGAGTCCGAGCCGCGATCGGCACCCTCACGGGACGACAACGCGAAGCGGTGGAACTGGCCTATTTCGAAGGACTTTCGCACACCGAGGTGGCAGATCGCCTCGGCATACCGTTGGGCACCGCCAAGTCACGCATCCGTGACGGGCTGCTCAGACTGCGCGACGCGCTGGGAGGTGAATCATGA